A section of the Leptospira kobayashii genome encodes:
- a CDS encoding LIC_10740 family protein, whose protein sequence is MLHPKIKEYSEIAKEKGYAWGSQFYRLGTGIEVTTNRFLFLFFSWFSLLLFFTFFILAEKNPFNLLVPFNVFQLPNYDHRSNFKVFISDGADLQAPITRLVLANENKSEFIYQLIEEVGAPPYFLPEENKEDAEIVFTPKKLLPLQYSLTNIWFREKEQTIILDWNETSLEQVMNQYRLAKSGQGSTLVDDEEQNQAVDTITYYSGPELGPKESEESIRAKKLKALAATFKAIDATILANFSEFKTIQHKLNGVSREFPGLLNYSLSEDKKSSN, encoded by the coding sequence ATGCTTCATCCAAAGATTAAAGAATATTCCGAAATCGCAAAAGAGAAAGGATATGCTTGGGGTTCACAGTTTTACCGGCTGGGAACGGGAATCGAAGTCACTACCAATCGGTTTTTGTTTTTATTTTTTTCCTGGTTCTCCCTACTTTTATTTTTCACCTTCTTTATATTAGCTGAAAAAAATCCTTTCAATCTGCTTGTACCTTTCAACGTATTTCAACTTCCCAATTACGACCATAGAAGTAATTTCAAAGTATTCATTTCCGATGGGGCCGATCTTCAGGCACCAATCACCCGTTTGGTTCTTGCAAACGAAAACAAATCCGAATTTATCTATCAATTGATAGAAGAAGTAGGAGCTCCGCCTTATTTTTTGCCGGAAGAAAACAAGGAAGATGCAGAGATTGTTTTTACTCCTAAAAAATTACTTCCGCTTCAATATTCTTTAACTAATATCTGGTTCAGAGAAAAGGAACAAACAATCATATTGGATTGGAATGAAACAAGTCTAGAACAGGTTATGAATCAATACAGATTGGCGAAGAGCGGACAGGGTTCCACTCTGGTGGATGATGAAGAACAAAATCAAGCAGTGGATACGATTACTTATTACTCGGGCCCAGAGCTTGGACCGAAAGAAAGCGAAGAATCGATTCGTGCCAAAAAATTAAAAGCACTCGCCGCAACATTCAAAGCAATCGATGCGACCATTTTGGCGAATTTTTCCGAATTCAAAACCATCCAACATAAGTTAAACGGAGTCTCCAGGGAATTTCCCGGACTTTTGAATTATAGTCTTTCGGAAGATAAAAAATCTTCTAACTAA
- the ispG gene encoding (E)-4-hydroxy-3-methylbut-2-enyl-diphosphate synthase, translating to MNPKYNESPFYYKRRTTREVKVGGVGIGGNNPIRIQSMITSNTRDTEASISQIAALEKAGSELVRLTVPSQADADNLPEIRKRMKELGLTVPLVADIHFTPQVALKCVEWVEKVRINPGNFADKKKFDIIEYTDREYEEELERIEEVFTPLVLRARELGVAMRIGTNHGSLSDRIMNRFGDTPQGMVESALEFIRIAERNNYKEIVVSMKASNPQVMVSAYRLLVSRFYELGMDYPLHLGVTEAGDGKDGRIKSAIGIGSLLEEGLGDTIRVSLTEEAIEEIPVAKEIAKKYNSIWAKEQETIFEKEKAISVFREFRDPYEYSRFYSRETKIGELELGDKHPVRVETEFPFTGQITTEEILKQNFLGNRSSKFNEIVFFRIQDEMALAALSSFKKLGKIPNPVSFQLTEDLTFQYEGLAEEIFSLQKWVINPFLFDDSPGNESDVFGEFLDFIRNYAKDQRSVEFQIEEKDFSKIDFLIKEIRKRKIQNVFFSTPHSQLTTVRRFAFLLKDSDFPIVLSSNYDSKESALYDSSIHLGGLLLDGIGDLIRIRQEEPDPNSLIELTYDILQATRLRLTKTEYISCPSCGRTMFDLQSTTAVIKSKTGHLKGVKIAVMGCIVNGPGEMADADFGYVGAGVGKVHLYRGKEIVMKGVAETEAADKLIELIKSNGMWVDPEN from the coding sequence ATGAATCCGAAGTACAACGAATCCCCTTTTTATTACAAACGAAGGACTACTCGGGAAGTAAAGGTGGGGGGAGTAGGAATCGGGGGAAATAACCCGATCCGAATCCAATCCATGATTACATCAAACACTCGTGATACGGAAGCCAGTATTTCCCAAATCGCCGCACTCGAAAAAGCGGGCTCGGAACTCGTTCGCCTAACAGTACCAAGTCAAGCCGATGCCGACAATTTACCGGAAATCCGAAAAAGAATGAAAGAACTGGGCCTTACTGTTCCTCTTGTTGCAGACATCCATTTCACGCCTCAGGTTGCTTTGAAATGTGTGGAATGGGTGGAAAAAGTAAGGATCAATCCGGGCAATTTTGCAGACAAAAAAAAATTCGATATCATAGAATATACAGACAGGGAATACGAAGAAGAACTGGAAAGAATCGAAGAAGTTTTCACTCCCCTTGTTTTGCGCGCACGCGAATTGGGAGTGGCAATGCGGATCGGAACTAACCACGGTTCCTTATCCGACAGAATCATGAATCGTTTCGGAGACACACCGCAAGGTATGGTGGAATCCGCTCTGGAATTCATTCGAATCGCAGAAAGAAATAATTATAAAGAAATCGTAGTCTCCATGAAAGCGTCCAATCCGCAAGTGATGGTCTCCGCCTATCGCTTGCTTGTTTCCCGATTTTATGAATTGGGCATGGACTACCCTCTCCACTTAGGCGTGACGGAAGCAGGTGATGGAAAAGACGGACGGATCAAATCCGCCATAGGAATCGGCTCTCTTCTGGAGGAAGGATTGGGAGATACGATTCGTGTTTCCCTCACTGAGGAAGCGATCGAAGAAATTCCCGTAGCAAAAGAGATTGCAAAAAAATACAATTCGATTTGGGCAAAGGAACAAGAGACGATCTTTGAAAAGGAAAAAGCGATATCGGTTTTTCGTGAATTCAGAGATCCTTATGAATATTCCCGGTTTTATTCCAGAGAAACAAAAATCGGAGAACTCGAATTAGGCGACAAGCATCCTGTTCGGGTGGAGACAGAATTTCCGTTTACCGGTCAGATTACTACGGAAGAGATTTTAAAACAAAATTTTTTAGGCAATAGATCTTCCAAATTCAACGAAATTGTATTCTTCCGAATCCAGGATGAGATGGCTCTCGCAGCACTCTCTTCCTTTAAAAAACTAGGAAAGATTCCAAACCCGGTTTCCTTCCAGCTTACCGAAGATCTGACGTTTCAATACGAAGGACTTGCGGAAGAAATCTTCTCTTTGCAAAAATGGGTGATAAACCCGTTTCTATTTGATGACAGTCCGGGGAACGAATCCGATGTTTTCGGGGAATTCTTGGATTTTATACGAAATTATGCAAAAGATCAGAGATCCGTCGAATTTCAAATCGAAGAAAAGGATTTTTCCAAAATCGATTTTTTAATAAAAGAGATCCGTAAAAGAAAAATCCAAAATGTATTTTTTTCAACTCCCCACTCTCAGTTAACGACTGTTCGTAGATTTGCATTTTTGCTAAAAGATTCTGATTTTCCTATCGTTCTCAGCAGCAATTACGATTCAAAAGAATCCGCCCTTTACGATTCCTCCATCCACTTAGGGGGACTCCTTCTGGATGGAATCGGAGACCTAATTCGGATCCGCCAAGAAGAGCCTGATCCGAATTCTCTTATCGAACTCACATATGATATTTTACAGGCAACCAGGCTTCGACTTACCAAAACCGAATATATCTCCTGCCCTTCCTGCGGAAGAACCATGTTCGATTTACAATCCACAACAGCAGTTATCAAATCCAAGACAGGGCATTTGAAAGGTGTTAAAATTGCAGTTATGGGCTGTATCGTAAACGGTCCCGGTGAGATGGCAGATGCTGACTTTGGTTATGTGGGTGCAGGCGTGGGCAAAGTGCACTTGTACCGTGGCAAAGAAATAGTCATGAAAGGTGTCGCCGAAACGGAAGCGGCCGACAAGCTCATTGAACTCATCAAGTCCAATGGAATGTGGGTGGATCCTGAAAATTAG